ATATCATGAAATTTTATCAAACAAATTCAATTGAGCCAACTAAAGGTGTATCTGATGCTGCTGCTTATGCAGTACTTGCAGCTATGGCGGCTCTAATCGTTGATAGTACAAGATCTGTATTATAAAACGATTCAGGAGAGATAATGTTTATCTCTCCTGACTTAATTTATTTAATAACTCATTATCAATATAGAAAAAAAAATTAAAACTTGAAATAATAAAAAATATCATGGATATTCAAAATTACACAAAGAGGAAATATAAATCAGTTAAACCAACAGAAACTGTAAATAAGATTCGAAACATTTTTAGCAAATTTGATTATTTTGTTTTTGAGGAACTTTGGTTAAATGTAAATGATGAAATTTACTCAGCAAGAGTAACAAGTGACTTTAAAGATGGTTATTTTGGCACAAATGGAAAAGGTAGAACAAGGGAGTTTACATTAGCAAGTGCCTATGCTGAACATATTGAAAGACTTCAAAACCAACTTTTAAGTGGCACTCTTTCTTTTAATCGGATTTTATTAAATAAAATAAAAGAAGAAAGTGGCTTCTTCTATTTCCCTGATGAAACCTTTATTAAAAAAGAGGAATTTTACAATTTGCCTGATGCTTTCTTCCAAGATTTACATGGTTCATCTGAATTTAATAAAGACTTTATTGAATCATATTATGATAGAATTAATCAAAATAGTTATGAAGGTGTACTTGGAGTTCCTTTTTATGATGTAAGAAACGATAAAACCATTAACTTTCCTTTCAATTTTCTTCAAATGCTTTGCGGTTCAAATGGGATGGCAGCCGGGAATACTCCAGAAGAAGCAATCTTTCAAGCAATTTGTGAACTAATTGAAAGATATTGTGCTGCTCAAGTCTTTTTTAAAAGACTAACTCCACCTACAATACCTGATTCATTTTTAATGAAATACACGGCAGAATTTTCTTTATTGAATAAAATTAGAGAGGAAACAGGGTATCAAATAATTGTTAAGGACTTTTCAGCTAATACAAAACTACCTGCTGTTGGATTAATTATTATAGATTCTAAAAATGGAAAATACAGGTTAAATATCGGTGCTGAAACTTGTTTTCCTGTTGCTCTAAGTAGATGTATCACTGAAATTTATCAAGGTTTCACTAACAATACAATTCAGGATAAAATGATTCCTATTCCGGAAAAAGAATATGAACATTTTACAAAGGACAATAAACAGGCTAAAATTCTTAGAACAAATAGTTTTATGCATCACTGTCAAAATGCAACAGGACTTTTTTCTATTAAGCTTTTTGATGCAACTCCAAGCTATGAATTTGATGAAGAAGTTTTCATTTCAAGTTCAAGGAATTATAAAGAAGAATTAAACTTACTTAAAGATAAAATATTAAAATATGGTAATGATATTTATATTAGAGATAATTCATTTCTAGGATTTCCTACGTACCATGTTTACATTCCAAGTTTCTCTCCATTAGGACAAGAGTCTGCGATTACTTTTCTAAATAATGAAATACTTATAAGAGATAAGTATGAAGATATAATGTTTCCTTTTGATGAACTAAACTCAGAAAAAATGGAAAGCGTTTATTCTTCTATTGAATCATTTAAATCAAGTTCTGATTTACTTACTGTAAAAAGTACTGTTTCTTATTTAAAATCAATGCTTAAACTTGAGTTTAAAAATAATTATTACTGGAATTCATTACCAGTTTCATTTCTTTTATTGCTGACATACATCAAAGAGCAGAACTTTAAAAAAGCGGCTAAAATTATAGATGTGTTCATTAAGGAAAATAATTGTCAGGATAATAAATATTACCAAGGGGCAAAATTGTATTTAAAAATGAAAACCAAGAAATACGATGATAGCAAGATTATCTCTGAATTACAAAAGAAAGGATTTGATGAAACAATGATTTCGGAGATTCTCTCTGACTTGAATGAGAATAATGTTATGAAAGGTATTGACTTGCCTTCCTGTCCAGATTGTAATTCTTGTACTATTTCTGAGAATTGTTTAACTGGGAGTAAATTTAGAAAAACAATTGCTATTAATAAAGAAATGGTAAATTGTGAAATAAATCAGAATAAGGTTTCTGAAGCATTTGAAATATCTCAGAATTAATTGAAATGAAAGTTGTTATAAAAAGCAAATGATTTGCAATGACTTACAAATATTAATATTAGCTTTAACAACGATTTTATATGATAAAACTATAAAGAATAAATGATTACGACAATTTTTTGTGCAGTGCTTTTTGGTAAATATTTGTTGGAAGTTTACCTTGAGTTTTTAAATAATAAGCATAGGAGTAGTAACTTACCAGATGAAATAAAGAATAGAATTGACATTTCTAATTATAAAAAAGCAACTCATTATGATAAAATAAATCATAAAATTCTTACAGTAAATAGTACAATTTATCTGGCATTACTTTTATGCGTTATAATTTTTAATGGGTTTGCGATATTAGATAATCTAGTAAGTTTAATTACATCAAACACAATAACAAAATCTTTATTGTTTTTTGGTTTCATTTTATTGACTGTTGAAATAATAAATATTCCAATAGATATTTATAAAACATTTGTTGTTGAAGAAAAATTCGGTTTTAATAAAACCACACCAAAATTGTTTCTGCTAGACAAGCTTAAAGCTTTACTATTTAAAGTTATTTTTGGAACTCTTGTTTTATCGACAATATTATGGTTTTACAAATCGTCACCTAAACTATTTTGGATTTATACTTGGATTTTAACATCAGTGATAATGACAATAGTCATTATGTTTTACTCTAACATTTTTGTCCCAATTTTTAATACTCAAAAACCATTAGAAGAAGGAGACTTAAAAACATCTATCTTGAATTTTTTCAAATCAATAGGATTGAAAATTGACAATGTTTATGTTTTGAATGCTTCAAAACGTTCTACAAAAGTTAATGCATACTTTGCAGGATTAGGAAATAAAAAACGTATAGTTATATATGATACACTAATACAAGATTTTACAAAAGATGAAATTGTAGCTATTGTTGCCCATGAAGCCGGGCATTATAAACACAGACATTTGGGAAAAGATATAATAATAAACATTTTAATTAATGGGCTATTGTTTTTCCTGTTCTCAAAGTCGTTAAATTTTCCTGAAATCAGTACAGCATTAGGGGTAGATTCTCCAAATATTCATATTGGTTTTGTTGGCTTTATAATATTGTATACTCCTATCTCGTTTATCTTGAATATTTTAACGAGAAGATTATCGAGAAAGCATGAATTTGAAGCCGATGAATTTGCAAAGAAAAATTCGATGTCAGAAGATATGATTTCTGCACTAATAAAGATTAATACAAAGAATCTAAAAAACCTTCTACCACATCCATCTTATGTGAATATCTACTATACGCATCCAACTTTGCTTCAAAGAATTGATGCTTTAAGAAGTTAAAGCTTTATACGAATGTTTATGATACATTAAGTAATTGAGATAATTTATGATTCAGGTTGAAAATATTAGTAAAACATTTCCAATATCAAAAAAGCAGAAACAAGAATTAGAAACTAATCAAGATTCTGTTAAGGCTCTTACGAATGTAAATTTTTTATGCAATCCAGGAAAAGTGTTTTCACTTTTGGGACCAAATGGTGCAGGGAAAACAACCTTATTAAGGTTAATTAGTACAATTCTAAAACCAACATCAGGTAATATAAATGTTTTAGGATTTGATACGATTAAAGAAAGTATTGAAGTCCGTAGAAATATTGGTTTTATGACAGCTTCAGCGGGTTTATATGAAAGACTTACGGTTAATGAGTATATAAAGTATTTTGCTAGTCTTTATAATATTGAGACAATCAAATATGAAAAAAGGAAAAAGGAACTTTATGATATTTTAGATATTAATTTTGGCAATAGGAAAATTGGTCAATTATCTACTGGAATGAAACAAAAAGTCTCTATCGTTAGAACTATGATTCACGATCCAAAGGTTGTGATTTTTGATGAACCGACTACAGGGCTTGATGTAATAACAGCAAAAAACACTCTTGATTTGATTAAAAGATGTAAAGAAGAAAATAAAACTGTGATTTTTTCATCGCATATAATGAGCGAAGTTGAACTGTTAAGTGATGATTTAGCAATTCTTTATAAAGGGGAAATTCTTTTTAACGGGAGTATAGATGATTTTAAAAAGAATTCAGAATCAAATAACCTTACTCAAGAATTTATTAATTATATAGAGAAAGTTAAAACAAATTAATGAATCATTATTGCGATGAAAAATATTTTTAACATAGCCAAAAAAGAAACAATTGATATAATAAGGGATAAAAGAACCTTGAGGGCTATGTTCCTCATTCCCTTAATAATTTTCCCGCTTTTGTTCATTATAATCAGTAAGATTTCAAATAATCAAAGCCAGAAAGAAATAGATAAAATTATTGAAGTCGGAATAGTAAATCAAAATAATGCACAATTACTTATTAAGCTTATTCAAAAAGATGAAAACATTGAAGATTCTCAATATAATAATGCCAGTCAGTTGGACAGTTTAATTAAATCAGGAATTATTGATGCTGGATTAATAATTGAGGAAGATTTTGATGATAAAATAAATTCAAAGTCAACTGGTCATATTTCTTTATTGTACAAATCATCAGACCAGATTGTAAAAGATAGGTTAATAAATGTTGTTAAGTGTTATGAGCGATTACTTGTCGATAAAAGACTAAGTGTTTTAAACATAAGTAAATCTGAAATTGAGCCTATTAAAATAGATACAAAAGATTTGTCATCTGATCGCGAAAAAATAAGCAATTCCATTGGAGGTTTCTTACCATATATACTAATAATTTTTAGTTTCATTGGATGTACTTTTCCTGCCATACAGTTCTTTTCAAATGAAAAAGAACACGGTACATTAGAAACCTTGCTAATTGCCCCAATAAGTAAGTATGAATTGTTATTTGGTAAAATGATTGCCATAGTTTTAATTGGCTTTATAACCTCTTTGGTATCATTAATTGGATTAGGTATAGGAATTGGAAAATTTTCACAATCCCTGCCACCAGAATTAGTAGAGAAAATGCTTAGTATTATACAACCTTCTTCAGTAATTATGCTTGTTAGTATGTTATTGCCGTTAATAGCTTTTTTTGCTGGTATTCTAACATTTATAGCTAATTATGCAAATTCATACAAAGAAGCACAAAGTATAATTTCACCTCTTACACCAATAATTGCATTACCAGCTATAATAGGATTAATCCCTGGCATTAAATTAAGTTTTATTACAGCAGCAATTCCAATTACAAATATTGCTCTTGCTACCAAAGAAATTATTGCAGGAACCATAAACCCAACATTGTTCGGAATGGTTTTATTTTATTTATTATGTTATGCAGTTATTGTTGTTTCATTGTCTGTTAAATTTATTAATAACGAATCATATCTTTCAAAAAACTAGATAAGATTCTAAACTTAATCAAAATGAAAAACTTTACAACTTTTTTAATTCTTATATTAATATGTTCTTCCATTTATAGTCAAAATCAAACTGAACTTAAATTACAACTCGAAAAGAACAAAATATATCAAATAAAAACTTCAAGTGAACAATACATTACCAAGACTATTCTTGGGCAAGAGCAAGCTTCAGAGATGAAGTCATTTAACAAATTGATAATTAAACCAATTAGTTTTGAATCAGATTTTATAATAACTGAAATACACTTTGATTCGATTGGTTTTGAAAGTTCATCCCCCAAGATGAATGTAGCCTCGTATAAAGAAGGTCGAATAAAGCCTTCTGACCCGGAAGGAATGATGAATTATGCTTTAAACTATTTTATAAAAAACGCATTAAGTGTTAAGTTATCCAAATCAGGTAAAGTTTTGGAAATTTCAAAATTAAAAGAATTTCCTGACTCTTTAAACTCTGGTTTAAACTCTATGAAAGGTAAAGATGGTATTTTTGTGCAGATTCAGGCAAATATGTTGCAAAATGTAGAATACATAAAAGGATTAATTGACTTAGCAATTGCGCATCTACCAAATGAAGAAATTCAATCTAAAGACAAATGGGAATCTGAGATAAATCTGGCATCTGGTGGTTTTAATTCCCTTATTCAAACTAGCTATAAAATCAAAAATATTGAGCCTCTTAAAATAAATGTCAAAGGAGATATTTATTATAAATCAAAGAATGAAGAACCTGTTTTAATGGGAGGGTCAGAAGTTTATAGGGAGCTTAATGGGCTTGGAGAGATTGAAATAAGCATAGATAAAAAAACAGGGCTAGTTAGAAACGGTATTTCAAGAATTTATTCTCAAGGAATGATGATAATAAAGAAAGAAGGTTATGAAATGCAAGTTCCTATTGAAGTTGACATTAAAAATAATTATGTTGGAATTTTCTAAACCAAACTAATTATTAAACTTCTTTTTGTGAGAAAATTTCAATTACTGTTATTAGTGTTTTTTACTATAACCGCAAATGCACAAGAATTTACAGGTTGTGTGTTTACTTTGAAAGACAGACAACCATTGGAATTTGCAACGGTTGTACTTCAACAATTACCTGACTCTTCTATTGTTAAAGGAGTGTTAACTCAAAGTTCTGGCAGGTATATATTTGAAAATATTGTGCCAGACAAGTATTATTTGAGTGTTTCATATAATGGCTTTCAAAAGCAAGGAAAACAAATTGTAATTAATAAAAATACAACCTCATGTGATACGATATTTTTATCAGAAATGGTAAATAAGATTACTGAAATTACTGTTACAGGTAATTACATCAAAGGTACTGAACAAGTTGATCGCACAGTATATCGTGTTCCAAAAGCAGTTGCAGAGACTTCAATTAACGGATTTGAAGTATTAAGGAAAATTCCGTCTGTACAAGTAGACTTCAATAATAATATAAAACTAAATGGTTCAACAAATTTTATTATTAATGTTGATGGTAAAATCCGAAATAAAGAGTTTATAGCGAAATTATTACCTTCTGATATTGAATCCATAGAAATAATTAATGATCCCTCTGGAAAATATGATGGTAATATTGATGGCGTAATAAATATTTTACTTAAAAAAGAGAAACGTATTGGTATT
This is a stretch of genomic DNA from Candidatus Delongbacteria bacterium. It encodes these proteins:
- a CDS encoding YcaO-like family protein produces the protein MDIQNYTKRKYKSVKPTETVNKIRNIFSKFDYFVFEELWLNVNDEIYSARVTSDFKDGYFGTNGKGRTREFTLASAYAEHIERLQNQLLSGTLSFNRILLNKIKEESGFFYFPDETFIKKEEFYNLPDAFFQDLHGSSEFNKDFIESYYDRINQNSYEGVLGVPFYDVRNDKTINFPFNFLQMLCGSNGMAAGNTPEEAIFQAICELIERYCAAQVFFKRLTPPTIPDSFLMKYTAEFSLLNKIREETGYQIIVKDFSANTKLPAVGLIIIDSKNGKYRLNIGAETCFPVALSRCITEIYQGFTNNTIQDKMIPIPEKEYEHFTKDNKQAKILRTNSFMHHCQNATGLFSIKLFDATPSYEFDEEVFISSSRNYKEELNLLKDKILKYGNDIYIRDNSFLGFPTYHVYIPSFSPLGQESAITFLNNEILIRDKYEDIMFPFDELNSEKMESVYSSIESFKSSSDLLTVKSTVSYLKSMLKLEFKNNYYWNSLPVSFLLLLTYIKEQNFKKAAKIIDVFIKENNCQDNKYYQGAKLYLKMKTKKYDDSKIISELQKKGFDETMISEILSDLNENNVMKGIDLPSCPDCNSCTISENCLTGSKFRKTIAINKEMVNCEINQNKVSEAFEISQN
- a CDS encoding M48 family metallopeptidase — encoded protein: MITTIFCAVLFGKYLLEVYLEFLNNKHRSSNLPDEIKNRIDISNYKKATHYDKINHKILTVNSTIYLALLLCVIIFNGFAILDNLVSLITSNTITKSLLFFGFILLTVEIINIPIDIYKTFVVEEKFGFNKTTPKLFLLDKLKALLFKVIFGTLVLSTILWFYKSSPKLFWIYTWILTSVIMTIVIMFYSNIFVPIFNTQKPLEEGDLKTSILNFFKSIGLKIDNVYVLNASKRSTKVNAYFAGLGNKKRIVIYDTLIQDFTKDEIVAIVAHEAGHYKHRHLGKDIIINILINGLLFFLFSKSLNFPEISTALGVDSPNIHIGFVGFIILYTPISFILNILTRRLSRKHEFEADEFAKKNSMSEDMISALIKINTKNLKNLLPHPSYVNIYYTHPTLLQRIDALRS
- a CDS encoding ATP-binding cassette domain-containing protein, yielding MIQVENISKTFPISKKQKQELETNQDSVKALTNVNFLCNPGKVFSLLGPNGAGKTTLLRLISTILKPTSGNINVLGFDTIKESIEVRRNIGFMTASAGLYERLTVNEYIKYFASLYNIETIKYEKRKKELYDILDINFGNRKIGQLSTGMKQKVSIVRTMIHDPKVVIFDEPTTGLDVITAKNTLDLIKRCKEENKTVIFSSHIMSEVELLSDDLAILYKGEILFNGSIDDFKKNSESNNLTQEFINYIEKVKTN
- a CDS encoding ABC transporter permease, translating into MKNIFNIAKKETIDIIRDKRTLRAMFLIPLIIFPLLFIIISKISNNQSQKEIDKIIEVGIVNQNNAQLLIKLIQKDENIEDSQYNNASQLDSLIKSGIIDAGLIIEEDFDDKINSKSTGHISLLYKSSDQIVKDRLINVVKCYERLLVDKRLSVLNISKSEIEPIKIDTKDLSSDREKISNSIGGFLPYILIIFSFIGCTFPAIQFFSNEKEHGTLETLLIAPISKYELLFGKMIAIVLIGFITSLVSLIGLGIGIGKFSQSLPPELVEKMLSIIQPSSVIMLVSMLLPLIAFFAGILTFIANYANSYKEAQSIISPLTPIIALPAIIGLIPGIKLSFITAAIPITNIALATKEIIAGTINPTLFGMVLFYLLCYAVIVVSLSVKFINNESYLSKN